GGCCGGCTGACCGTTGATGAACACGCAGTCCGAGCCCTGCGCGATCATCTGCGGACCGGAGTGGTTGTCGCAATGAACGGTATCGAGGTCGCTCGGGGCGGCGGCGCGTGCGGCGTTCTCACCATTGACGTAGACGTTCGGCGAACCGTTATCGATGTAGCCCTTGATCTCCGGTGGAGCGATCGCATTACCCAGCGAGTGCGCGGCGTCGTCGATTTTCTCGTTCAGCCCCGAGCCTTCCATGAGGGCCGCGACGCCGATCCCGATGCCGATCACGAGGGGCGTCGCGAGGCCGCCCGTGCCGATTTCGAGTGCGGCGAGGCCGGCCAGTACCGCGCCCTCGGCGAGCGTCGTCAGCGCCCAGCCGATACCGATGCTGCCCAGCAGCGACCCGCCCATGCTGAGCAGGTCGCCGAGGAGCGACGTATGTTCGATGGGATCGTTTTTACGTGCGGCAGGCTGGCTCATGAGCGGTCGGTCGCAGGGTTAGGCGTGAAGCGTGGGAGGCTCGGGCTGGCGCGGCTCGAAGCTGTCGAGCATGTGTTGAAGCGCGGTCTGCTGCTCGTCGGTGAGTGGCGACGCACAGGTGGTCGTCATGACCATCATCCGGCCGGCGTCGTCGATGCGGAAAATGGTTTGCGACTGATGGAAGGTGCGGCCCTGCTGTTGCATCGTGCTGTCGATCTGCACGCCGGGCAGTTGCTTCACGCCGACCGCGACGGTGCGCCGTGCAACCTCGGCCAGGTCCTTCACCTGCCGCGACGCGGTGGTCCATTGCCGCTCGATGAAGCCGTCGACGGTTTCGCCGTCGCGCAGCACATCGCGCGACACGACGAGGCTGAGCCCGCCGGGCCCGATGTTGAGCAACAGCATGTTGACCGTGCGATCGGCTGCGGCATCGGGCAACGCGAATGTACCTTCGTGGATCGTATAGTTCATGGCTCAGGCCGCAGGAGGATTCAGATCGATGCGCTTCCCGTTCACCGATACCCCGGAGTCATCGATCATGATGGTAGAACCGTTGTGCTGGAGCTTGATCCCTTCCGGCGCGAGGATGACCATGCTCGCACCCACTTTCAGCATGATGCCGCGCTCAGCCTCATAGTCCTGAGTCCCGCCGCCGCCATCCTTCGCGGGCGTCGTGACCTCGACCGTCGTTGCCGTCGTGCTGCGCAACAGCGCAACCGATTCGTTCAGGTTGCCCTTAGTGATCTGCTTCTTCTCGTCGCCGGTATTGACGGTGACCGTGCGCATGCCGTTCTGCACCGTGTGCGTCTCGTTGTCGAGGATCGTGGTGTTCATGTCCTTCTGCGCATGCAGGAACACTTCCTCGGCTCCGTTCACATCGGTAAACCGCAGCTCGTTCGCCCCTTGTCCCTGAATCGTCTGGCTGCGAATCCCCATCGTCTTGCCGGCCGAGCCGTGGTACGGATTCGACGCTTCGCCGTTAAACACGCGTCCCACCACAACGGGGTTATCCGGATCCCCCTCATTGAACGCGACAATCACTTCCTGGCCCACCCGCGGAATCGTGCTGCCACCCCAGCCTGCACCCGCCCACGGTTGCGACACGCGAATCCACATCGAGTCGGTGCCGTCGCTCTTGCCGCGCCGGTCCCACATGAAGTGCAGCTTCACGCGGCTGCCGTCCGTATAGATCGGGTTGCCTTTCGGTCCCACGACGATCGCCGCCTGCATGCCCTGCATGTACGGCTTCGGCGTGCGGCGCTCGGACCGGTAAGGGATGTCGATCGGCAGGCAGGAGAATGAATTGCGATACGGCAGATCGGCTGCGTGACGCGAGTAGTCGTTCACCGCGTGATGGCGGACGTGCAGGATCGCGAATTCCTTGTCGTTGTACGCCGACGTATCGTGATTGGTCAGCTTGAAGCGGCCCGCCGTCGTCATGCGCCACGCGAACCCCGTGCCATTGAATTTGCGCGCGAGCGCTTCTTCGGCCTGCATCGCATAGCGCGCGTAGCGGTTGCCGTCGTCGCCGTGATCGTAGAGCGAGTGGTACTCGTAGCGTTCGGTCGTTCCGATGTTCGGGTTCTTCAGCACCGTCGGCACTTCGACGTGCATCAGCGGCGTCGACGGCGTGTTGTAGTTGAAGTCGCGATAGACGATCTTGCCTACACGGAAGTTGAACGCCTCGTCCCAACCGTCGATGCCGTTCAGTTCGCTCGCGGAGCTGTCGGCGTAGTAGGGGACGCCGTCCATCTGCGGCACGGGCTGGAACACGTCGTTGCTGTCGGCGACGACGAGAACGTGTTTGTCTTTCTCGTAGCGGTACGTCCAGACCAGTCCCTCTTGCTCCATCAGTCGCGCGCAGAAGTTGTAATAGGTCTCGCCGTACATCACGATGTATTCGAGCGGAACCTGCGCGGTTTTCAGATTGAATTCGAAATCCTGGAAACCGTGTTCAGTGAATATCCCGGTCAGAATGTCGCGTGCGGTCTGGTTCTGGAAAATGCGGCAATCGGTCGAGCGCGTTAAAAACCAGAACCACGGCACGACGGTCATCTCATAGCGGGTCACGGAACCCGAATTGCCCGCGCGTCCGAACGACACGGCATATCCGTGAAAATATCGTTTATCGCCTTGCGACGACGCGGTAACCATGCCGGTCAATGTCGAACCCTGCGGATCGAGTGTGACCGACACGAGTTGCCCGACGACCTGTTCGGCTTCGATATTGTTCTGGTGCGAAAGCAGATCGAGATGAATCTCGGGCATCTGGTTCACGTATTCGTCGATCACCGCGGCATTGACGAGCAGTACGTCCTTGCCGAGCGGCGAATCCATCGTGACGAAGCGGTTGTCCTGGGTCAGCTTCGGCTGCGCGCCGGACGCGCTGTTCAGCGCATCGGCAATCGATGCGGGCGTCTTTCCCAGCAGCGACATGCCGGTCTGCGCGAGCTGGACCGCCTTCGTTGCGCCGCCGATCAGCCCGGTGCCGGGAACGCCGGCCAGCGCGCCCGCCTGGCTCGCGGCACCCGCGATCGAACCGAGGTTCGAAAGTCCGGACGGAAACAGTCCGCCCCCCGCCATACCGCTGTTCCCATTGGGTAGAAAACTCATGGAGTAACTCCGCGCGTAACCGGACTATTAATGACTGTGTTGTGACAGAGGGTGTATGAGGTTTTCGAGCCCGGAGATTATACAAAACGAACGAAGAACGGAATATTAAACAAGCGGGTATCAGGCGATTAACCTGGGGATAATCTGACGGAAAATTGTTCCGCTTGCGTATCTTGAATAGACGGGACCAGGTATTAATTGCGGGTACGCGGAGTAGTGTGGTTTAGCGTGATGAGTCGAGCCAGAATCGGGTGGTTGAAACGAATATGCCACCGGCGAAGGCTGACGATAAAACGGGCGCCCGATGCGCCCGTATCTTTAACAATTAGTCGTGACGACGCGTCACTCAATCGAGACAACGCTCAACCGCCGCCGAAAACGCATCGGGTCGCTCGAGCATCATCAGATGGCCGCAGTGCTCGATCGTCTGAAAACCCGCGCATTGCTCAACTGCCCAGTCCGGTACGTTCCACCCATCCCGCGATCGCTCACCCGCGAGCAGATATACCGGATGCCGCTCGAACACGTCGCGGACCATCGCGAGATAACCGTTGTCGCCCGTGGTCGCGACCACCGACTGCCCCATCGCACGCAGCGTCGAACCTGGCTGATGCGCGAGCCAGTCGACGGCGACGTCGCGTATCTCCGGCGTCGGATGCGGAATCGCGCCGCCGATCCATCCGGGCGGATCGCTGCGAAAACCGTCGAGCATCGCGTCCGCTTCCTGAGCACTCATGCGTCCCACCGACGCCGACCAGAACGCATCGGCCAGCGTGAAGTTACCTTCGACGTTGACGATCCGTCGAACGGATTGCGGATGCGCGTGCGCGAGCAGCATCGCAATCGCTCCGCCGACCGAGTGACCGACGACATCGACCGGCGTCGAACCGAACTGCACTTCGATGAGTCCGTGCACGTGCTCCGCCTGTGCGGGAAGCGAGATCGATTCGGGCGGCGCGTTACGCCACGCGCCGTAGCCCAGCAGATCCGGCGCGACGGTCGTGCGCTCGTGCAACGACGGCGCGTGTCCGTTTATCGCGAGCGAGCCGATGAAACCGTGAATGAAGACGACGGGCGGGCGAGTGTGCATGGCGGTCGGTCGGCTGGGATGCATGGACGGTCGTGAAGACCTTGCATCATAACCGTCGCGTGCCGCCTCGCAGCCCGCGCAGCTTTACTTCGCCGAAGCTACCGGCCCCGGAACTGTTGCCGCACCAGGAAGACGACCCGCCGCCGCGAGAATCAGATTCGCAATCGCCTGCGGATTCGACACGAGCGAGAGATGTCCCGCATCCAGTTCAATCGTCGTCGCGTTCATGCGTTTCGCGAGGAAGCGTTCGAGATCCGGTGAGATCGTTTGATCGTATTTCGACACGGCGTACCAGCTTGGTTTCGTGTGCCATGCGGCCGCCGTCGTGCGATTACCGAAGATCGTTGCCGCGGTCGGCACTTGCTCGGCATACAGCGCCTTCGCGCGTTCCGGCGTGACGCCGTTCGCGAAGTAATTAAGGAAGGCCGGCTCGGAGATGGTCGTTTCGCCGTTGTCATTCTGCACGCCTGCACGGACCGGCATCGTCGGGAATTTGCCCGACAGCGCGACGAAATCCTCGTTTGCATCGGGCGCGCGCGCGGCCACGTAGACGAGCGCCGAGACCTTCGGGTCGGTGCCGACATCGCTCACCACCGTGCCTGCCCACGAATGCCCGACCAGTACCGTCGGACCATCCTGCTGCGCGAGCACGCGGCGTGTCTCCGCATCCGACGCGGCGAGCGACGTCAACGGATTCTGTACGGCGGTCACATGCAGGCCGGCAGCTTGCAGACGCGTAATCACTTCGTTCCAGCTGGAGCCGTCGGCCCACGCGCCGTGCACGAGCACGACGTTGCGCGCCTGCACGGGTTGAGTGGGCTGCGTGGTCTGTGCCGAGGCGATCTGGAAAACGGACGATGCGCACAACGCGGCGAGCAGTGCCGCCTTGACGGTGAATGAAGCTTTCATGAGTATTCCTCGCGGACGTGAGATAGAAGCGATCGATGGCGGACACTTCGGTGTCCGCACGTGTCGATCGATGCGTGTCGTAGAGGTGAACCGCGAGGAAAGACGATTATTCCGGGGCCGCTGGATTTTTTTTCGGGCGGCGCGGGAGAGGGTGTTGGCGATGCCGACTGGGTACTGACTGAGCGGCTTTAAGCGACCTCAGGCGTCGGCGAAGCGCGCGAGCGAGAACAGCGACAGGTCCGCGTGGCTCCCGCCATCGATCACGCACTCGCTCAATGCCTCGCCGAGCGCGCTGGCGAATTTGAAACCGTGTCCGGAGAAACCGGTCGCGACGTGAAGGTTCGGATGGCCCGGCAGCCGGTCGACGATGAAGTCGCTGTCCGGCGTCATGATGTACTGACAGGTCTTGCCGATGCGCAACGCGCCCGCGTCGGGAAGATAACGCGCGACGAAGCGCTGCAGATCGTCCGCGTCTTCGGTGTGAGCGCCGAACGGGGCGATCGACGCATCGGCGTCGAGAATCTGTCCGCCGTCGTGCCGTCCGACCTTGAGGCCCGCGTTCTCGAGATCGGGGAAACCGTAGAACTGTCCGACTTCCGACGACATCGAGAAACCTGGGAAAGCCGTCTGACCAAAACGCGAAGGCTCGGCATCGAACCACGCGAAGGTCTTGCGCAGACGCGTCACCGGAATGGCGACGCCCAGCTCGCGCAGCAGCGCGTGGCTCGACCGCGCGGCGCAGACGATCGCGTGCCGCGCTTCGTAGCGCTCGCCCTGCGCGGTGACGGCGATGACGCGTGTGTCGTCGGCTTCGATATGCGTGATCGTCGTATGCGGATGCAGTACCGCGCCGGCCTGCGTCGCGAGCCGGCGATAACCGCGTACCGCTTCCTCGCAGAACAGCACGCCCGCATCGGGCTCGTGACACACCACCTGATGCGCATCGAGCCGCCATGCCGGCCAGCGCTTCGATGCGGCTGCGCCGTCGAGCACGTCGAGCCGCAGTCCGTTCAATGCCGCACCGCGTTGCACCTCGGTGATGAAGGGCTCGTCCGCGTCGCCGATGTTGAGCACGCCGGTCGGCGCGAATATCGGCGTGCCGGTCTGCTGTTCGAGATCGAGCCACAGCTGTTGCGCGCGCAGCGCGAGCGGCACGTAGCCGGCGCCTTCGCCGTACGCATGACGGATCAGACGCGTGCTGCCGTGATGCGCACCGGCGTCGTGCGGCGGATCGCCTGCATCGAGCAGCAGCACGCGTTGCCCCGCACGACTCAGAAAATAGCCTGCCGCCATGCCCACCGAGCCGGCACCGATGATCAACGTATCGAAGGAATGATTCACGCTGCGACTTCCTGTTGCCTGGTTGCCTGTTGAAGTCGGGCAGTGTAGCACCGCGAAATCGCGACGCTTCGCGGTGCACACAGGCGTTCGGGTCAGTTCAAGCCGCTTGCGAGACGAGCGTGCGCAGCACCGTTTCGAGCGATACGTTGCCCTTGAGCACCGACGCTTCGCTGCCTTCGAAATCGATCCAGCCTTCGTTGAAGCCGTCGAGCATTTGGATGCGCGGCATCGGATCGTTCATCCCTTGCGACTTGAACAGCGCGCCCCAAGTTTCGCGCGGCACGGCCTCGGCGTGAACCGGTCGTCCGAGTATCCGGGCGAATGCGGCGGCGAGATCGTTCGGGCTTGTGCGTTGCGGGCCTTCCAGTTCGACGATGCGCGTGCCGCTCCATGTCTGCTGCAACAACTG
This portion of the Paraburkholderia flava genome encodes:
- a CDS encoding DcrB-related protein translates to MNYTIHEGTFALPDAAADRTVNMLLLNIGPGGLSLVVSRDVLRDGETVDGFIERQWTTASRQVKDLAEVARRTVAVGVKQLPGVQIDSTMQQQGRTFHQSQTIFRIDDAGRMMVMTTTCASPLTDEQQTALQHMLDSFEPRQPEPPTLHA
- a CDS encoding type VI secretion system Vgr family protein, which translates into the protein MSFLPNGNSGMAGGGLFPSGLSNLGSIAGAASQAGALAGVPGTGLIGGATKAVQLAQTGMSLLGKTPASIADALNSASGAQPKLTQDNRFVTMDSPLGKDVLLVNAAVIDEYVNQMPEIHLDLLSHQNNIEAEQVVGQLVSVTLDPQGSTLTGMVTASSQGDKRYFHGYAVSFGRAGNSGSVTRYEMTVVPWFWFLTRSTDCRIFQNQTARDILTGIFTEHGFQDFEFNLKTAQVPLEYIVMYGETYYNFCARLMEQEGLVWTYRYEKDKHVLVVADSNDVFQPVPQMDGVPYYADSSASELNGIDGWDEAFNFRVGKIVYRDFNYNTPSTPLMHVEVPTVLKNPNIGTTERYEYHSLYDHGDDGNRYARYAMQAEEALARKFNGTGFAWRMTTAGRFKLTNHDTSAYNDKEFAILHVRHHAVNDYSRHAADLPYRNSFSCLPIDIPYRSERRTPKPYMQGMQAAIVVGPKGNPIYTDGSRVKLHFMWDRRGKSDGTDSMWIRVSQPWAGAGWGGSTIPRVGQEVIVAFNEGDPDNPVVVGRVFNGEASNPYHGSAGKTMGIRSQTIQGQGANELRFTDVNGAEEVFLHAQKDMNTTILDNETHTVQNGMRTVTVNTGDEKKQITKGNLNESVALLRSTTATTVEVTTPAKDGGGGTQDYEAERGIMLKVGASMVILAPEGIKLQHNGSTIMIDDSGVSVNGKRIDLNPPAA
- a CDS encoding alpha/beta fold hydrolase, with translation MHTRPPVVFIHGFIGSLAINGHAPSLHERTTVAPDLLGYGAWRNAPPESISLPAQAEHVHGLIEVQFGSTPVDVVGHSVGGAIAMLLAHAHPQSVRRIVNVEGNFTLADAFWSASVGRMSAQEADAMLDGFRSDPPGWIGGAIPHPTPEIRDVAVDWLAHQPGSTLRAMGQSVVATTGDNGYLAMVRDVFERHPVYLLAGERSRDGWNVPDWAVEQCAGFQTIEHCGHLMMLERPDAFSAAVERCLD
- a CDS encoding alpha/beta fold hydrolase, with product MKASFTVKAALLAALCASSVFQIASAQTTQPTQPVQARNVVLVHGAWADGSSWNEVITRLQAAGLHVTAVQNPLTSLAASDAETRRVLAQQDGPTVLVGHSWAGTVVSDVGTDPKVSALVYVAARAPDANEDFVALSGKFPTMPVRAGVQNDNGETTISEPAFLNYFANGVTPERAKALYAEQVPTAATIFGNRTTAAAWHTKPSWYAVSKYDQTISPDLERFLAKRMNATTIELDAGHLSLVSNPQAIANLILAAAGRLPGAATVPGPVASAK
- the solA gene encoding N-methyl-L-tryptophan oxidase, with the protein product MNHSFDTLIIGAGSVGMAAGYFLSRAGQRVLLLDAGDPPHDAGAHHGSTRLIRHAYGEGAGYVPLALRAQQLWLDLEQQTGTPIFAPTGVLNIGDADEPFITEVQRGAALNGLRLDVLDGAAASKRWPAWRLDAHQVVCHEPDAGVLFCEEAVRGYRRLATQAGAVLHPHTTITHIEADDTRVIAVTAQGERYEARHAIVCAARSSHALLRELGVAIPVTRLRKTFAWFDAEPSRFGQTAFPGFSMSSEVGQFYGFPDLENAGLKVGRHDGGQILDADASIAPFGAHTEDADDLQRFVARYLPDAGALRIGKTCQYIMTPDSDFIVDRLPGHPNLHVATGFSGHGFKFASALGEALSECVIDGGSHADLSLFSLARFADA